Proteins encoded together in one Drosophila albomicans strain 15112-1751.03 chromosome 2R, ASM965048v2, whole genome shotgun sequence window:
- the LOC117573328 gene encoding uncharacterized protein LOC117573328: MTFPFRLLNWLFLFITAVLEIVALVFLIMLLYSHCVLGGEYGISVWFYIYFLPGITAHSVVLALFRGCWCTVGLDPIAVASNLFNGLLLIIATVILLFAMRDHCGNEFTHMFYISAICGLIAGVFHMINAIMCLVFMPSEEAHYMKPSKRRMKSLY; this comes from the exons ATGACTTTTCCTTTTCGTTTACTAAATTGGTTGTTTCTGTTCATTACCGCG gTTTTGGAAATTGTTGCGCTCGTCTTTCTGATTATGCTGCTCTACTCGCACTGTGTACTAGGCGGCGAGTATGGCATTTCGGTGTGGTTCTATATCTATTTCCTGCCTGGCATTACGGCACACAGCGTGGTGTTGGCCCTCTTCCGTGGCTGCTGGTGCACTGTTGGCCTGGATCCAATT GCTGTTGCATCGAATCTTTTTAATGGACTTTTATTGATTATCGCCACGGTTATATTGCTATTTGCGATGCGAGATCATTGTGGCAACGAGTTTACccatatgttttatatatcgGCCATTTGTGGACTGATTGCTGGCGTTTTCCATATGATTAATGCCATCATGTGCCTGGTTTTTATGCCCTCGGAGGAAGC aCACTATATGAAACCTTCGAAGCGACGTATGAAGAGTCTCTATTAA